In Actinomycetota bacterium, one genomic interval encodes:
- a CDS encoding Stp1/IreP family PP2C-type Ser/Thr phosphatase → MTARLAWVEIARATDVGRVRGHNEDRHLVRPPVLAVADGMGGAQAGEVASGMAVAALDAMPEQPRPGDLRRAVERANGDIRKAASSDARRAGMGTTVTTCMLADDGRMYVVHVGDSRAYLVRGGELRRLTDDHSVVAELVRGGALTEDQADRHPQRNVITRALGASDKVSVDAFQVGVEPGDVVMLCTDGVSAALGDAALRRVFADGASLDNAALALLAAADESGGEDNATVVLARVGEGDAAGVPPPLEFVPATPRVAVLPRPMVEPSARTARAPEPGRVLERVPTTRSKLLIAGTAVLVVAGMIMGLTAWAASRSHVVRADDAGQVRLYAGLPYSPLGIPLMDDGRPLGVPARDVTAEDASALDQGIQGEGEATALATRLIWRYGMPQQWKVPEAGGKP, encoded by the coding sequence CCTCGCATGGGTCGAGATCGCGCGGGCAACCGACGTGGGCCGCGTGCGCGGCCACAACGAGGACCGTCATCTCGTGCGACCCCCGGTGCTCGCCGTGGCCGACGGCATGGGCGGCGCGCAGGCCGGCGAGGTGGCGTCCGGCATGGCTGTCGCGGCGCTGGATGCCATGCCGGAGCAGCCCCGGCCGGGCGACCTGCGGCGCGCCGTGGAGCGCGCCAACGGCGACATCCGCAAGGCGGCGTCGAGCGATGCCAGACGCGCCGGCATGGGCACCACCGTCACCACGTGCATGCTGGCCGACGACGGCCGCATGTACGTGGTGCACGTGGGCGACTCGCGTGCGTACCTGGTGCGCGGCGGCGAGCTGCGCCGCCTCACCGACGACCACTCGGTGGTGGCCGAGCTGGTGCGCGGCGGGGCGCTCACCGAGGATCAGGCCGACCGCCACCCGCAGCGCAACGTGATCACGCGTGCCCTCGGGGCATCGGACAAGGTGAGCGTCGACGCCTTCCAGGTGGGCGTGGAGCCCGGCGACGTGGTGATGCTCTGCACCGACGGCGTGTCGGCTGCGCTCGGGGATGCCGCCCTACGACGGGTATTCGCCGACGGGGCGTCGCTCGATAACGCCGCGCTGGCCCTGCTTGCGGCTGCCGACGAGTCGGGCGGCGAGGACAACGCGACGGTCGTGCTGGCCCGCGTGGGCGAGGGCGACGCCGCAGGGGTGCCACCGCCCCTGGAGTTCGTGCCGGCCACGCCACGCGTGGCCGTGCTGCCGCGGCCCATGGTGGAGCCCAGCGCGCGCACGGCCCGGGCGCCCGAGCCCGGCCGCGTGCTGGAGCGGGTTCCCACCACGCGATCGAAGCTGCTCATCGCGGGCACCGCGGTGCTCGTGGTGGCGGGCATGATCATGGGCCTCACGGCATGGGCGGCGTCGCGGTCGCACGTGGTGCGCGCCGACGACGCCGGCCAGGTCCGCCTGTACGCCGGGCTCCCTTACTCGCCGCTGGGAATCCCGCTCATGGATGACGGCCGGCCGCTCGGCGTGCCCGCCCGCGACGTGACGGCCGAGGACGCATCGGCGCTCGACCAGGGCATCCAGGGCGAGGGCGAGGCCACCGCGCTCGCCACACGGCTCATCTGGCGATACGGCATGCCGCAGCAGTGGAAGGTGCCCGAGGCAGGGGGCAAGCCATGA
- a CDS encoding FtsW/RodA/SpoVE family cell cycle protein: protein MSLRSRELGFLIPALLLGMLGLAAGASARADELQAGPWQTALGVALVFIVMHAVLRLRAPLSDPYLVPILAALTGIGLAMLYRIDPGLAGDQAIWVTLGGIVFCAVIVFLPDQRVLERYRYVIGLTAVILLVVTMVFGTEVNGSRLWIEVGGGQRIQLGELAKVLMVIFLAGYLREKREVLAIPTQRRLGVNLPSFRHLAPILVLWGAALVVVVVLNDFGTALLFFGVFLAMLYLATGRPLYVGLGVGLFAVGALAIWAAVPRIGARVDSWLHPFSDAQGSGYQMVQSLYALADGGVVGPGFGRALLVTPGGEPRIPALETDFIFSAVSNDLGYVGAIGVMLLYVLLMARGFAIATAARDGFSKLLAGGLTAVVGLQAFIIIGGVVRLVPLTGVTLPFMSYGGSSVVVNFGIAAILLVISNRSRRGLVEAVRGVPAA from the coding sequence ATGAGCCTGCGCTCGCGCGAGCTGGGATTCCTCATCCCCGCGCTGCTGCTGGGCATGCTGGGCCTGGCCGCCGGGGCGTCCGCGCGCGCCGACGAGCTGCAGGCGGGCCCGTGGCAGACGGCGCTGGGCGTGGCCCTGGTGTTCATCGTCATGCACGCGGTACTGCGCCTGCGCGCGCCGCTGTCCGACCCCTACCTGGTTCCGATACTCGCGGCGCTCACGGGGATCGGGCTGGCGATGCTCTACCGCATCGATCCCGGGCTCGCGGGCGACCAGGCCATCTGGGTGACGCTCGGCGGCATCGTGTTCTGCGCCGTGATCGTTTTCCTGCCGGACCAGCGCGTGCTGGAGCGCTACCGCTACGTGATCGGCCTCACCGCGGTGATCCTGCTGGTGGTGACCATGGTGTTCGGCACCGAGGTGAACGGCTCGCGCCTGTGGATCGAGGTGGGTGGCGGGCAGCGGATCCAGCTGGGCGAGCTGGCCAAGGTGCTCATGGTGATCTTCCTCGCCGGCTACCTGCGCGAGAAGCGCGAGGTGCTGGCCATCCCCACCCAGAGGCGACTCGGCGTGAACCTGCCGTCGTTCCGGCACCTGGCGCCGATCCTGGTGCTCTGGGGCGCCGCGCTCGTGGTGGTGGTGGTGCTGAACGACTTCGGCACGGCGCTGCTGTTCTTCGGGGTGTTCCTGGCCATGTTGTACCTCGCCACGGGCAGGCCGCTCTACGTCGGCCTCGGCGTGGGCCTCTTCGCCGTGGGCGCACTGGCCATCTGGGCGGCCGTGCCGCGCATAGGCGCCCGCGTCGATTCGTGGCTGCACCCCTTCAGCGATGCCCAGGGCAGCGGCTACCAGATGGTGCAATCGCTCTATGCGCTGGCCGACGGGGGCGTGGTGGGCCCGGGATTCGGCCGGGCCCTGCTGGTGACGCCGGGCGGAGAGCCGCGAATACCCGCGCTCGAGACCGACTTCATCTTCAGCGCAGTCTCCAACGACCTCGGTTATGTCGGGGCCATCGGCGTGATGCTTCTCTACGTGCTTCTAATGGCACGAGGCTTCGCAATCGCCACGGCCGCCCGGGACGGCTTCTCCAAGCTGCTCGCCGGGGGGCTCACCGCGGTGGTGGGGCTGCAGGCCTTCATCATCATCGGGGGGGTCGTGCGACTCGTCCCGCTCACGGGAGTGACCCTGCCCTTCATGTCATACGGCGGCTCGAGCGTGGTGGTGAACTTCGGCATCGCGGCGATCCTCCTGGTGATCAGCAACAGGTCGCGCCGGGGCCTTGTTGAAGCCGTACGGGGGGTGCCCGCCGCGTGA